DNA from Acidobacteriota bacterium:
CCTTCAGTGCTGAGCGACGGCATGGCGGGAAAGTGCAAGGACGGCGTCCAAAACGGCATCGGCAATCGAGCGTTTGGATGCCTGAGCAAGAGGACGTTCGCCGTCCTGCGCAATCAGGGTTACGGCGTTATCGTCACTATCGAAGCCGATGCCGCTGCGGCTGACATCATTGAGCACCATGAGATCGGCATTCTTGGCGGAGCGCTTGGCGCGCGCCAGATCGAGCGCACGGGCGCTCTCGGTCTCTGCGGCAAACCCAACCAGGATTTGACCGCGCTTGCGCGCGCCGAGACTGGCCAGAATGTCGGGCGTGGGGACCAGCGCCAGCGACGCCGGGACCGCTGCCTTTTTGATTTTTTGTGACTGCGGCGCGGCAGGGCGGTAATCGGCGACAGCGGCGGCCAGCACGGCGATCGTGCAGACATCAAAGGCAGCCTCGGCGGCGGCGGCCATTTCCGCCGCGCTGGTTACCGGAACCAGAGTGACACCTGCGGGCGCGGACAACGCGGTGGGGCCGCTGACGAGGGTGACGCGCGCGCCGCGCTGCCGGGCGGCCTCGGCCAGTGCGTAACCCATGCGGCCGCTGGAGCGGTTGCTGAGATAACGGACGGGATCGATGGCCTCGCGGGTGGGGCCGGCGGTGATCAGGACGTGCTCGCCGGCAAGATCGTGGCGTGCCGGCAAATCGAAGCTGACGGCAAAGATGGCTTCGGGCTCGGCCATGCGGCCTTCGCCCACCATACCGCAGGCCAGTTCGCCTTCTCCCGGCGGCATCACCCTG
Protein-coding regions in this window:
- the coaBC gene encoding bifunctional phosphopantothenoylcysteine decarboxylase/phosphopantothenate--cysteine ligase CoaBC, encoding MRVLLGISGGIAAYKAAELVRLYRKHGDSVQVVMTRAARRFVTPVTLAALSGEPVLTDLFGRNPAAIEHVAAAQAADAVVVAPATAHTLARLAHGLADDYLTTLLLATPAPVLLAPAMNVQMWHNAATQANVTTLRARGIRVMPPGEGELACGMVGEGRMAEPEAIFAVSFDLPARHDLAGEHVLITAGPTREAIDPVRYLSNRSSGRMGYALAEAARQRGARVTLVSGPTALSAPAGVTLVPVTSAAEMAAAAEAAFDVCTIAVLAAAVADYRPAAPQSQKIKKAAVPASLALVPTPDILASLGARKRGQILVGFAAETESARALDLARAKRSAKNADLMVLNDVSRSGIGFDSDDNAVTLIAQDGERPLAQASKRSIADAVLDAVLALSRHAVAQH